The Dehalococcoidia bacterium genome contains a region encoding:
- a CDS encoding ribonuclease HII has translation MRGTSPGPDVEFEAQFHRQGYRHVAGLDEVGRGCLAGPVTAGAVILPLNPHPSLTDVVRNSKQLSARQREDAYEVIVESALAHSTGWTSPAEIDRIGIVPSTRLAMRRALSRLSPSADSLLIDALSLHSINLPQKSIIRGDSKSLSIAAASIVAKVERDTLMGRISEDYPDFGFESHKGYGTQRHLDAIRQFGPCAEHRMSFRPLNQAPQMGPALGTTQVGRAAESFAAEALEDRGMTVITRNFRTRFGEVDLVAMSGETLVFVEVRARRSRAFVTPAETVIGEKSRRLIVACQQFLQDTEVPWSDWRIDVASVELDQWERPASVEFIESAIEE, from the coding sequence GTGAGGGGGACCTCCCCAGGGCCCGACGTAGAGTTCGAGGCGCAGTTTCACCGCCAGGGATACAGGCACGTCGCTGGCCTGGACGAAGTCGGTCGAGGCTGCCTAGCAGGGCCTGTAACAGCCGGGGCTGTCATTCTTCCCTTGAATCCACACCCATCCCTGACTGATGTCGTCCGAAACAGTAAGCAACTGTCTGCAAGGCAGCGTGAGGATGCCTACGAAGTCATCGTAGAGTCTGCTCTGGCACACTCGACGGGATGGACGTCTCCCGCTGAGATAGATCGAATCGGGATCGTGCCGTCAACCCGGCTCGCCATGCGTCGTGCACTGTCGAGGCTCAGTCCCAGTGCTGACAGCCTGCTCATCGACGCACTCTCGCTGCATTCTATCAACTTGCCCCAGAAGTCCATCATAAGGGGCGATAGCAAGTCGCTCAGTATCGCAGCTGCATCGATCGTCGCAAAGGTGGAGCGGGACACGCTGATGGGGAGGATAAGTGAGGACTACCCTGATTTCGGTTTTGAGTCGCACAAGGGCTACGGGACGCAGCGCCACTTGGACGCGATTCGGCAATTCGGTCCCTGTGCCGAACACAGGATGAGCTTCAGGCCCCTAAATCAGGCTCCCCAGATGGGTCCCGCGCTCGGCACGACTCAGGTTGGCAGGGCAGCAGAATCATTTGCTGCGGAGGCGCTGGAAGACAGAGGGATGACCGTCATCACGCGCAACTTCAGGACTCGCTTCGGGGAAGTTGATCTAGTCGCAATGTCTGGAGAGACGCTGGTCTTCGTGGAAGTTCGTGCCAGGCGGTCAAGGGCCTTTGTCACCCCTGCCGAAACCGTTATAGGAGAGAAGTCGCGACGACTGATCGTGGCGTGTCAGCAGTTCCTACAAGACACAGAAGTACCTTGGTCAGACTGGCGTATCGACGTCGCCTCTGTTGAGCTCGACCAGTGGGAAAGACCCGCGTCGGTGGAGTTCATAGAGTCCGCCATCGAGGAGTAG
- a CDS encoding DUF664 domain-containing protein → MDFKDLIRLGYDEYLEELKKQLDGLREEERRFQATPESNHIDFIVWHMARVEDDFIQRFAQQATTVWQRDNWYGNLGLPERESGFGYTIEQVVDFPKFDMDQMLTYYDAVRVETYKFLDSITESDLALKPHPRRPEYSLADMFSHLLVEESQHVGHVAFIRGIQRGLDN, encoded by the coding sequence TTGGACTTCAAAGACCTGATCCGCCTCGGATACGACGAGTACCTAGAAGAGTTGAAGAAGCAACTTGACGGGCTAAGAGAAGAAGAGAGGCGGTTCCAGGCCACTCCGGAATCGAACCACATCGATTTCATCGTGTGGCATATGGCAAGGGTCGAGGACGACTTCATTCAAAGGTTCGCCCAACAGGCAACGACGGTCTGGCAGAGGGACAACTGGTACGGAAACCTGGGACTCCCCGAGAGGGAGAGCGGCTTCGGATACACTATCGAACAGGTCGTGGATTTCCCAAAGTTCGACATGGACCAGATGCTGACCTACTACGACGCTGTTAGGGTCGAGACCTACAAGTTCCTGGACTCGATCACCGAGTCCGACCTTGCATTGAAGCCCCATCCCCGCAGGCCAGAGTACTCGCTGGCCGACATGTTCAGCCACCTGCTGGTCGAAGAGAGTCAGCATGTGGGCCACGTGGCGTTCATCCGGGGGATCCAGCGCGGGCTCGACAATTAG
- the mnmA gene encoding tRNA 2-thiouridine(34) synthase MnmA has product MSKGKVIVAMSGGVDSSVAALLLHRQGYDVVGVTMRLWGVERDDVPASQRRCCSVEDVEDARRVCHEIGVPHYFLNFEKEFQQHVIDYFVQEYDRGRTPHPCLACNDKIKFDFLLRRATFLEADYIATGHYGRVRTDADGRRSLLKGIDGSKDQSYVLFTLGQPELQKLLLPVGEFRKDVIREMAEEAGLTVANKPDSQEICFIPDDNYRKFVSDRVKPRPGNLVSMRGEVLGTHPGIQFFTIGQRRGLGLRGSTEKPMYVTRINADSNEVVLGSQEDLMSTTLWASRVTYVSGSLPDGSIEVEAKIRYKADPSPATITPLSPDSAKVEFHQPQRAVTPGQAVVFYDGGSILGGGYIEIEAPVEAAVA; this is encoded by the coding sequence ATGAGCAAAGGTAAGGTTATAGTCGCAATGAGCGGAGGCGTCGACTCTTCAGTCGCCGCTTTGCTGTTGCATCGTCAGGGATATGATGTCGTCGGTGTCACGATGCGGCTGTGGGGAGTAGAGCGTGACGATGTACCTGCGTCTCAAAGGCGATGCTGCTCCGTGGAAGACGTGGAGGACGCGCGCAGGGTCTGTCACGAGATCGGAGTACCCCACTACTTCCTGAACTTCGAAAAGGAGTTCCAGCAGCACGTTATCGACTACTTCGTGCAGGAGTATGACAGGGGTCGTACTCCACACCCCTGCCTGGCGTGCAATGACAAGATCAAGTTCGATTTCCTGCTGCGTCGCGCAACGTTCCTGGAGGCAGACTATATTGCGACAGGTCACTACGGCCGGGTAAGGACCGACGCGGATGGACGAAGATCGCTGCTGAAGGGAATAGACGGTTCGAAGGACCAGTCATACGTGCTGTTCACCCTGGGGCAGCCTGAGCTTCAGAAGCTCCTCCTCCCAGTTGGAGAGTTCAGGAAGGATGTGATCCGTGAGATGGCCGAGGAGGCTGGCCTCACCGTAGCGAACAAGCCCGATAGCCAGGAGATTTGTTTCATACCTGATGACAACTACCGTAAGTTCGTATCCGACAGGGTGAAGCCCCGACCGGGGAACCTTGTGTCCATGCGGGGAGAGGTACTGGGGACACATCCTGGGATCCAGTTCTTTACGATCGGTCAGCGCAGAGGTCTTGGACTTCGCGGCAGTACCGAGAAGCCGATGTACGTGACGAGGATTAATGCTGATTCCAATGAGGTCGTGTTGGGATCTCAAGAGGACCTGATGAGCACTACCCTCTGGGCATCCCGTGTGACTTATGTTTCAGGGAGCTTGCCGGACGGGTCCATCGAAGTTGAGGCCAAGATTCGATACAAGGCCGATCCTTCGCCTGCCACCATAACGCCTCTCTCGCCAGATTCCGCCAAGGTGGAGTTCCATCAGCCGCAGAGGGCTGTAACACCAGGGCAGGCTGTAGTCTTCTATGACGGCGGAAGTATTCTGGGCGGCGGGTACATAGAGATCGAAGCACCAGTTGAAGCGGCTGTAGCCTAA
- the rsfS gene encoding ribosome silencing factor gives MTETTMVDARALAETAFDIADEKQASNIVLLDVREACDYADYTVIMTAESTRQLRSMVDDVEQGMKKAGAFLHHVEGTHNSGWILMDYGDVLVHLMGPEERDFYGLETVWAMSRQIRVIP, from the coding sequence ATGACTGAGACTACTATGGTGGACGCCCGGGCCCTTGCTGAGACCGCGTTTGATATAGCGGACGAAAAGCAGGCATCGAACATTGTGCTTCTCGACGTGAGGGAAGCCTGCGACTACGCTGACTACACCGTCATTATGACGGCTGAGTCCACACGCCAGCTGCGCTCTATGGTTGATGACGTGGAACAAGGCATGAAGAAAGCGGGAGCGTTCCTCCACCACGTGGAAGGCACCCATAACAGCGGATGGATCCTAATGGACTACGGCGATGTGCTGGTCCATCTCATGGGCCCCGAAGAGCGGGACTTCTACGGCCTTGAGACCGTATGGGCCATGTCGCGCCAGATTAGGGTTATTCCGTGA
- the ndk gene encoding nucleoside-diphosphate kinase encodes METTLVLLKPDAVQRGLIGEIVNRLEKTGLKITGMKLMQVSQVLANQHYGEHVGKPFFEGLVSFITSGPIVALAVQGNGAVGIVRKTMGATNPAESPPGTVRGDFGIDIGRNLVHGSDSVESAAREVALFFDEADLVDYSRATDPWITE; translated from the coding sequence TTGGAAACCACACTCGTGCTACTAAAGCCAGACGCAGTCCAGAGAGGGCTCATTGGCGAGATCGTAAACAGACTTGAGAAGACCGGTCTTAAGATTACCGGCATGAAACTCATGCAGGTGTCGCAAGTGCTTGCGAATCAGCACTATGGTGAGCATGTCGGCAAGCCCTTCTTCGAGGGCCTGGTGTCCTTCATAACGTCAGGGCCGATAGTGGCCTTGGCTGTGCAGGGAAACGGTGCCGTCGGGATCGTCAGAAAGACGATGGGTGCGACAAATCCGGCGGAATCGCCTCCCGGGACGGTCAGGGGCGACTTCGGTATCGACATCGGCCGGAACCTCGTACACGGCTCTGACTCAGTGGAGTCGGCGGCACGTGAAGTAGCCCTGTTCTTCGACGAGGCGGATCTGGTCGACTATTCCAGGGCCACAGACCCCTGGATCACGGAATAA
- the tsaB gene encoding tRNA (adenosine(37)-N6)-threonylcarbamoyltransferase complex dimerization subunit type 1 TsaB: protein MELQIDTSTRYASVGLSVEGESRIEISWRSERNHSVELTPAINRALEQAKSRIPDLTAVFVASGPGAFSALRVGMSTAKAIASTRGIPLVTVGTLEIEVEPYRGLGMPICAITTAGRNRLYVGRTDGNSDELALQVSALEEFLNHTGPGVLYCGEAVSDVEEQLAASLGSNAVVLNSHPPTRRVSTIANMGYRKLQNGETVDPSTVEPIYLRSSQIASAARRWGQTVS, encoded by the coding sequence TTGGAACTTCAGATAGACACCTCAACCAGGTACGCCTCCGTCGGCTTGTCGGTGGAAGGCGAGTCGCGAATCGAGATTTCGTGGCGCTCTGAACGCAATCACTCCGTTGAGTTGACCCCGGCGATTAACAGGGCACTTGAACAGGCAAAGTCGCGCATTCCAGACTTGACTGCAGTCTTTGTGGCGTCCGGCCCTGGAGCGTTCAGCGCGCTTAGGGTTGGGATGAGCACAGCAAAGGCGATCGCCTCGACCAGGGGAATTCCACTAGTCACAGTTGGCACTCTGGAGATCGAGGTCGAACCGTATAGGGGCCTTGGAATGCCCATATGCGCCATCACTACTGCGGGTCGAAACCGCCTGTACGTAGGGCGTACAGATGGGAACTCAGACGAACTGGCACTGCAAGTAAGCGCGCTTGAAGAGTTCCTCAACCATACAGGGCCAGGCGTGCTGTACTGCGGCGAGGCTGTGTCAGACGTCGAGGAGCAACTGGCTGCCAGCCTCGGGAGCAATGCCGTAGTCCTCAACTCCCATCCTCCAACACGGCGAGTCTCAACCATTGCGAACATGGGCTACAGGAAGCTCCAGAACGGTGAGACTGTCGATCCCAGCACGGTCGAACCCATATACCTCAGAAGCTCTCAGATAGCCTCAGCCGCACGCCGCTGGGGTCAGACAGTCAGCTAA
- the tsaE gene encoding tRNA (adenosine(37)-N6)-threonylcarbamoyltransferase complex ATPase subunit type 1 TsaE, producing MHISLHSHSTSMTHDVGRAIGSNVRPGDIVLLSGSLGAGKTTLTQGIVWGLGSPEYARSPTFVLVNEYRANIPVYHMDLYRLDTFHEVDGLGLDDYLYGDGVCVIEWADKAPGYFPEGHLLVRITSISDDEREFNVQSAVNSHGAIFEALTQLSKSS from the coding sequence ATGCACATCAGTCTCCACTCACACTCCACTTCGATGACCCATGATGTCGGCCGGGCGATCGGCTCGAATGTCAGGCCTGGCGACATCGTGCTTCTGTCGGGAAGCCTTGGAGCCGGAAAGACCACACTCACCCAGGGAATTGTGTGGGGACTCGGGTCACCCGAATACGCTCGGAGTCCAACGTTTGTGCTGGTCAACGAGTACCGAGCCAACATTCCTGTCTACCATATGGACCTCTACCGCCTCGACACCTTCCACGAGGTAGACGGATTGGGGCTGGACGACTACCTGTACGGCGACGGCGTCTGCGTAATCGAGTGGGCTGACAAGGCTCCCGGCTACTTTCCAGAGGGGCACCTTCTGGTGCGAATCACCAGCATTTCTGACGATGAGAGGGAGTTCAACGTTCAGAGTGCAGTCAATAGCCACGGCGCGATTTTTGAAGCCCTGACACAACTCAGCAAGTCTTCGTAG
- a CDS encoding metallophosphoesterase family protein, which yields MKALIVSDVHSNLEAFSSVIEDARDRAGFDEIWSLGDLVGYGPDPAAVIDLIREHDHRAVAGNHDLASIGKLSLEAFNEHAAAANTWTAQVLDQDRIQFLGEQPLSLEIDEFTIVHGSPRDPIWEYVVSERAAVACFNHFDTYWCLVGHSHVPFICRMSEDTRGARFFSPVYGTPYPLEDQRLIVNPGGLGQPRDGDPRAPYAIYDSDDETVTHFRVEYDISATQQKMRLHGLPQFLIDRLAVGH from the coding sequence TTGAAGGCTCTGATAGTCTCAGACGTCCACAGCAACCTGGAAGCGTTTTCCAGTGTTATAGAGGATGCAAGGGACCGAGCAGGTTTCGATGAAATCTGGTCGCTGGGAGACCTGGTGGGATACGGTCCCGACCCGGCGGCTGTTATCGACCTCATCCGCGAACACGACCACCGTGCCGTTGCAGGGAATCACGATCTGGCCAGCATCGGTAAGTTGAGCCTTGAGGCCTTCAATGAACACGCCGCCGCGGCCAATACCTGGACGGCTCAGGTGCTGGATCAGGACAGGATTCAATTCCTCGGTGAACAGCCCCTCAGCCTGGAAATTGACGAGTTCACGATCGTCCACGGCAGCCCTCGTGACCCGATATGGGAATATGTGGTCTCCGAACGCGCCGCCGTGGCCTGCTTCAACCACTTCGACACTTACTGGTGCCTGGTCGGACACTCCCATGTCCCGTTCATTTGCCGCATGTCGGAAGACACCAGGGGAGCGCGCTTCTTCTCGCCGGTGTATGGGACACCGTATCCGTTGGAGGACCAGCGGCTGATAGTTAACCCCGGCGGGTTAGGACAGCCGCGGGACGGCGATCCCAGGGCGCCTTACGCCATTTATGACTCCGACGACGAGACCGTCACACACTTCCGGGTTGAGTACGACATCTCGGCAACCCAGCAAAAGATGCGCTTACACGGCCTGCCGCAGTTTCTCATCGACCGGCTGGCGGTCGGTCACTAG